The following proteins are encoded in a genomic region of Leifsonia psychrotolerans:
- the hemQ gene encoding hydrogen peroxide-dependent heme synthase, translating into MTHPAAGEAVTSAHTLHSTDAPDQESPHGFTLFAVLRKDPANPDDLDGRDVPHAVNELDDVIALVEAEGVSVRGFYDVSGLRADADVMIWTHADEAETLQWAHRELRRTRLLKSLLPTWNAMGVHRDAEFNKSHVPGFLRGVAAKNWMTVYPFVRSYEWYLLPEAERSRMLADHGRKGAAFRGAIANTVSAFALGDYEWLLPIESDELTELVDLMRELRATDARRHVREEVPFYTGRRVTLAELVEVLQ; encoded by the coding sequence ATGACTCACCCGGCTGCCGGAGAGGCAGTAACCAGCGCCCACACTCTTCACTCCACCGATGCTCCAGACCAGGAATCACCGCACGGATTCACCCTTTTCGCTGTGCTGCGGAAAGATCCGGCGAACCCCGACGACCTCGACGGCCGTGACGTACCCCATGCCGTCAACGAGCTTGACGATGTGATTGCCCTGGTCGAGGCCGAGGGCGTCTCGGTGCGTGGCTTCTACGACGTGTCAGGCCTGCGCGCCGACGCCGATGTGATGATCTGGACTCATGCCGACGAGGCCGAGACCCTGCAGTGGGCTCACCGCGAGCTGCGTCGCACGCGCCTGCTCAAGAGCCTGCTGCCCACCTGGAACGCCATGGGCGTGCACCGTGACGCCGAGTTCAACAAAAGCCACGTGCCCGGGTTCCTCCGCGGCGTGGCCGCCAAGAACTGGATGACGGTCTACCCGTTCGTGCGCAGCTATGAGTGGTACCTGCTGCCCGAGGCCGAGCGCAGTCGCATGCTTGCCGACCACGGCCGCAAGGGTGCGGCTTTTCGCGGCGCGATCGCGAACACCGTCTCGGCCTTCGCCCTCGGCGACTACGAATGGCTCCTGCCGATCGAATCCGACGAACTCACCGAACTCGTCGATCTCATGCGCGAATTGCGCGCGACGGATGCGCGGCGTCACGTGCGCGAGGAGGTTCCGTTCTACACGGGCCGTCGCGTCACACTCGCCGAACTTGTGGAGGTGTTGCAGTAA
- a CDS encoding phage holin family protein — MSTSGFNPKAKRSLFVLIGELPGHITDLIKAELAAFLAELSGKAKNMGLGIGLFVVAATFGFFALGVFIALAVIALALVLPLWLSALIVAVALLLIAAILVLIGVGRLKAATATDPNGMAASIRHDVDAFKGVGDYGH; from the coding sequence GTGAGCACGAGTGGATTTAACCCGAAGGCCAAACGCAGCCTGTTCGTTCTGATCGGCGAACTGCCTGGCCATATCACCGACCTCATCAAGGCTGAACTGGCGGCGTTCCTCGCCGAGCTGAGCGGCAAAGCGAAGAACATGGGCCTGGGTATCGGCTTGTTCGTCGTCGCCGCAACGTTCGGATTCTTCGCACTGGGCGTGTTCATCGCCCTCGCGGTGATCGCCCTTGCGCTGGTGTTGCCGCTCTGGCTGTCGGCCCTGATTGTCGCCGTGGCTTTGCTGCTCATCGCCGCGATTCTGGTTCTGATCGGCGTCGGACGGCTGAAGGCCGCGACGGCCACAGACCCGAACGGCATGGCCGCAAGCATCCGTCACGATGTCGACGCATTCAAGGGGGTTGGCGATTATGGCCACTGA
- a CDS encoding protoporphyrinogen/coproporphyrinogen oxidase, whose product MSDSRLSGSTARTDLRTGPRDVVVIGGGVAGLVAARECARIGLRVTLLEAADAVGGAVASHTVGGLTLDSGAESFAVRAGAVADFVASLGLTEQIVMPNSAGAWLCLPGEGREAGAAVSVPLPRGGVLGIPSSPLAADVRAVIGWGGAWRAYLDRLMPVLKIGREHNLGELVQKRMGRRVLERLVDPVAAGVYSAPATDLEVDVVAPGLNSALTTTGSLSGAVLALIGNKPAGSAGSAVGGLRGGMSTMVTALVAELAHYGVESVTDARVQALERSGTDEEPTWTVTIAPPAAQPPAAQPPTAQPPTAQLVDDADLLSTLTARFVIVATSNRPALDLVAPLSDELATLTELDWPEPTAVELATVVIDAPSLDAHQRGTGVLVAAATPGISAKALTHVSAKWDWVAEAAGPGRHVLRLSYGRAGEPGSTEILSDAEFQALALHDAARILGVPLEKAAVVGFARTPWHGALSPATIGARERVHAVREVLADVEGLELTGAWLSGVGLAAVIPDALAAAGRIRHAALGMPSTE is encoded by the coding sequence GTGAGCGATAGCCGCCTGAGTGGCAGCACGGCGCGCACCGATCTGCGCACCGGCCCGCGCGATGTCGTCGTGATCGGCGGCGGTGTTGCCGGCCTCGTGGCCGCCCGGGAATGCGCGCGCATCGGACTGCGTGTGACGCTTCTTGAGGCCGCGGATGCCGTCGGTGGCGCCGTTGCCTCGCACACCGTCGGTGGGCTCACGCTCGACAGCGGCGCCGAGAGTTTCGCCGTGCGTGCGGGGGCTGTCGCCGATTTCGTGGCCAGCCTCGGCCTGACCGAACAGATCGTCATGCCGAACTCGGCGGGGGCGTGGCTCTGCCTGCCCGGCGAAGGGCGCGAAGCGGGAGCCGCGGTGAGTGTGCCGTTGCCGCGCGGAGGAGTGCTCGGCATCCCGTCGTCTCCGCTCGCCGCCGACGTGCGCGCCGTGATCGGCTGGGGCGGCGCCTGGCGCGCGTACCTCGACCGATTGATGCCCGTGCTGAAGATCGGGCGCGAACACAACCTGGGCGAACTCGTGCAGAAGCGCATGGGACGCCGCGTGCTCGAGCGACTCGTCGATCCCGTTGCAGCCGGCGTCTATTCGGCGCCCGCGACCGACCTGGAGGTCGACGTCGTCGCCCCGGGGTTGAACTCGGCGCTCACCACGACGGGTTCACTCTCGGGCGCTGTGCTGGCTCTGATTGGAAACAAGCCGGCCGGTTCCGCCGGTTCTGCCGTCGGTGGGCTCCGCGGCGGCATGTCGACGATGGTCACCGCGCTCGTGGCCGAGCTCGCGCACTATGGCGTCGAATCCGTGACGGATGCCCGAGTGCAGGCTCTCGAACGCAGCGGCACCGACGAGGAACCTACGTGGACGGTTACGATCGCGCCGCCTGCCGCCCAGCCGCCTGCCGCCCAGCCGCCTACCGCCCAGCCGCCTACCGCCCAGCTCGTGGATGACGCGGACCTGCTCTCGACGCTGACCGCTCGTTTCGTGATCGTCGCCACTTCGAACAGACCGGCGCTCGACCTGGTCGCGCCGCTCAGCGACGAGCTCGCCACACTCACCGAGTTGGACTGGCCCGAGCCGACGGCCGTCGAACTCGCCACTGTCGTGATCGACGCGCCCTCACTCGACGCGCACCAGCGGGGCACCGGGGTTCTCGTTGCCGCCGCTACGCCTGGAATCAGCGCGAAGGCCCTCACCCATGTCAGTGCCAAATGGGACTGGGTGGCCGAGGCCGCCGGCCCCGGCCGACATGTTCTCCGGCTCTCGTACGGACGAGCCGGCGAGCCGGGCTCGACCGAAATCTTGAGCGACGCCGAGTTCCAAGCGCTCGCACTGCACGACGCCGCACGCATTCTGGGCGTTCCCCTCGAGAAGGCAGCCGTGGTTGGCTTCGCCCGTACCCCCTGGCACGGCGCACTGTCGCCGGCGACGATCGGCGCCCGCGAACGAGTGCACGCGGTGCGTGAGGTGCTCGCCGACGTCGAGGGACTCGAGCTGACCGGGGCCTGGCTCTCGGGGGTCGGCCTGGCCGCCGTCATTCCGGACGCGCTCGCCGCAGCTGGTCGCATCCGTCATGCGGCGCTCGGAATGCCGAGCACCGAGTGA
- the hemE gene encoding uroporphyrinogen decarboxylase, whose translation MNLDAQHPLSSGLTANSRLVRAYQGVRPDATPVWFMRQAGRSLPEYRELRVGTDMLDACLDPAMTSEITLQPVRRHGVDAGIFFSDIVVPLKLVGVDVTIVAGKGPVLGTAVRTGTDVAALTALDPAVLDTALAPIADAVARTVAELGSTPLIGFAGAPFTLAAYLVEGGPSKDHIHARTLMHADPEAWAALMAWTADVTGRFLRAQVLAGASAAQLFDSWAGALSLEDYTRYVAPASAAAIAPVQDLGYVDRSRDAAADPVEVRRHVPIVHFGVGTGELLGAMRDIGADVVGVDYRIPLDEANRRLGGTTPLQGNLDPALLNAPWPVLEAEVRTVLERGASAPAHVFNLGHGVPPETDPAVLTRVVELVHELSARTDAHTDPQARASAGERA comes from the coding sequence GTGAACCTCGACGCGCAACATCCCCTGTCCAGCGGCTTGACCGCCAACTCCCGCCTGGTGCGGGCCTACCAGGGCGTCAGGCCCGACGCGACACCGGTCTGGTTTATGCGCCAGGCCGGCCGATCGCTTCCCGAATATCGCGAACTGCGCGTCGGGACCGACATGCTTGACGCCTGCCTTGACCCGGCCATGACCAGCGAAATCACGCTGCAGCCCGTGCGTCGCCACGGCGTTGACGCCGGAATCTTCTTCAGCGATATCGTCGTGCCCTTGAAGCTCGTCGGCGTCGACGTCACGATCGTGGCGGGCAAGGGCCCGGTTCTCGGCACCGCGGTGCGCACGGGAACGGATGTCGCGGCGCTGACCGCGCTCGACCCCGCGGTTCTTGACACGGCATTGGCCCCCATCGCCGACGCCGTCGCCCGCACGGTCGCCGAACTCGGCTCCACCCCGCTGATCGGGTTCGCCGGAGCCCCGTTCACTCTGGCCGCCTACCTGGTTGAGGGTGGGCCGTCGAAGGACCACATTCACGCCCGCACGCTCATGCACGCCGACCCCGAAGCTTGGGCCGCGCTGATGGCCTGGACCGCTGACGTCACCGGTCGCTTCCTGCGCGCCCAGGTGCTCGCGGGTGCCAGCGCCGCACAGCTCTTCGACTCGTGGGCCGGCGCCCTGTCGCTCGAGGACTACACGCGGTACGTCGCCCCGGCATCCGCTGCCGCGATCGCCCCGGTGCAGGATCTCGGCTACGTCGATCGATCGCGCGATGCCGCGGCCGACCCGGTCGAGGTCCGTCGACACGTGCCGATCGTGCACTTCGGCGTGGGCACCGGTGAGCTGCTGGGCGCCATGCGCGACATCGGCGCGGATGTCGTCGGTGTCGATTACCGCATTCCACTCGATGAGGCCAACCGGCGCCTCGGCGGTACGACGCCGCTGCAAGGCAACCTCGACCCGGCACTGCTGAACGCGCCCTGGCCGGTGCTCGAAGCGGAGGTGCGCACTGTGCTAGAGCGCGGCGCATCCGCCCCAGCACACGTGTTCAACCTCGGTCACGGCGTGCCGCCCGAGACCGACCCGGCCGTGCTCACCCGTGTCGTCGAACTCGTGCACGAGCTGAGCGCGCGCACCGATGCTCACACCGACCCGCAGGCACGTGCCTCGGCAGGGGAGCGCGCGTGA
- a CDS encoding glutamyl-tRNA reductase: MLICLSASHKNSHFDVLEKLSLASAAAAQQITACHSALSGAIVVATCNRFEAYLDLDEPFGVSPMPAIHAAIDALSATSDVAAETLRDTLQLVHGNGVPHHLFAVSSGLESVVVGEGEIAGQVRRSLEQARSDGTTSPELERLFQRASQTSRGVKNQTGLGTAGRSLVRLSLELASSRVSDWAASRVLLLGTGRYAGATLAALRDRGAENVRVYSPSGRAVKFAESHGIAAVVEADLAREAARADLIITCTTADHFVVDAALLGTGRHALGQDAAAADAQPLKLCPIAPSPAPAETTFHQLIIDLGMPRNVDPDVTQLAGVALLDLETIRIHAPLEALNATSEARELVSQAARDFTAVSTEQSLAPAVVALRSHVFDILEAEIERVRSRNEHSAQTEAALRHLVGVLLHTPMLRSRELARSGEHDAYFDGLEALFGLKVERADASGPSARTP, encoded by the coding sequence GTGTTGATTTGTCTCTCCGCGAGCCACAAGAACTCACACTTCGATGTGCTCGAAAAGCTTTCCTTGGCCTCCGCCGCCGCCGCGCAGCAGATCACGGCGTGCCACAGCGCTCTCAGCGGGGCGATTGTCGTCGCGACCTGCAACCGGTTCGAGGCCTATCTCGATCTCGACGAGCCCTTCGGCGTTTCACCGATGCCCGCCATTCATGCCGCCATCGACGCATTGAGCGCAACGAGCGATGTCGCCGCCGAAACACTGCGCGACACCCTGCAACTCGTTCATGGCAACGGCGTGCCTCACCACCTGTTCGCCGTGTCGAGTGGACTCGAGTCCGTCGTCGTCGGCGAAGGCGAGATTGCCGGTCAGGTGCGCCGGTCGCTCGAGCAGGCCCGCAGTGACGGCACGACGAGCCCCGAACTCGAACGTCTCTTTCAACGGGCATCGCAGACCTCTCGCGGGGTGAAAAATCAGACCGGCCTCGGAACCGCCGGTCGCTCGCTCGTGCGCCTCTCGCTCGAACTCGCATCGAGTCGGGTGAGCGACTGGGCCGCCAGCCGCGTGCTCTTGCTCGGCACCGGACGCTACGCCGGCGCCACCCTGGCCGCCCTGCGCGACCGTGGCGCCGAGAATGTGCGGGTGTACTCGCCATCGGGTCGGGCCGTGAAATTCGCCGAGTCACACGGCATCGCCGCGGTGGTCGAAGCCGACCTGGCTCGCGAGGCGGCCCGGGCCGACCTGATCATCACCTGCACGACTGCCGACCACTTCGTCGTGGATGCCGCGCTCCTGGGCACCGGACGTCACGCGCTGGGCCAAGATGCAGCAGCCGCGGACGCGCAGCCGCTCAAGCTGTGCCCGATCGCGCCGTCGCCGGCGCCGGCCGAAACCACTTTCCACCAGCTCATCATCGACCTGGGCATGCCGCGCAATGTCGACCCCGATGTGACACAGCTCGCCGGCGTGGCGCTGCTTGACCTCGAGACCATTCGCATCCACGCGCCACTCGAGGCGCTGAATGCCACGAGCGAGGCCCGCGAGTTGGTTTCCCAGGCGGCTCGTGACTTCACCGCAGTGTCGACCGAACAGAGCCTGGCGCCCGCCGTCGTGGCCCTGCGCTCGCACGTCTTCGACATCCTCGAGGCAGAGATCGAGCGCGTGCGCAGCCGGAACGAGCACAGCGCACAGACCGAAGCCGCGCTGCGGCACCTGGTCGGTGTGCTGCTGCACACGCCCATGTTGCGTTCGCGCGAGCTCGCCCGCAGCGGCGAGCACGACGCCTACTTCGACGGCCTTGAGGCACTCTTCGGCCTCAAAGTCGAGCGAGCGGATGCGTCGGGCCCATCGGCGCGCACGCCCTGA
- a CDS encoding GNAT family N-acetyltransferase: MTTPAGLTTLPFDAYPLRTDRLMLRPLTDADVDDVFAYQSDAEVVRYLPWPVRDLDESREHTLTRAGFTRLENDRDALILAVELHGEHGDGDGRSDEHQTDERQTDESQNDAGVNDGVRGPVIGDLTVVLESGELAQIEIGWVFHPDYQRKGYATEAARALLELAFAHIGAHRVLARLDPHNTASVALCQRLGMRQEAYFRESEILKGEWGDLAIYALLRSEWEAVR, from the coding sequence GTGACGACGCCTGCCGGACTCACCACCCTTCCGTTTGACGCATACCCCCTGCGCACCGATCGCCTGATGTTGCGTCCCCTCACCGACGCCGACGTCGACGACGTGTTCGCCTACCAGTCGGATGCCGAGGTCGTGCGCTATCTCCCCTGGCCTGTGCGCGACCTCGATGAGTCGCGCGAGCACACACTGACGCGCGCCGGTTTCACTCGGCTCGAAAACGACCGCGACGCACTCATTCTCGCGGTCGAGTTACATGGCGAACACGGCGACGGCGACGGCCGCAGCGACGAACACCAGACCGACGAACGTCAGACTGACGAAAGCCAGAACGACGCGGGTGTCAATGATGGCGTGCGTGGCCCTGTCATCGGCGACCTCACCGTCGTTCTCGAGAGCGGTGAGCTCGCGCAAATTGAGATCGGTTGGGTCTTCCATCCCGACTACCAGCGCAAGGGCTACGCCACAGAAGCCGCTCGCGCCCTCCTCGAACTGGCCTTCGCGCACATTGGCGCCCATCGCGTGCTTGCGCGACTGGATCCGCACAACACGGCATCCGTCGCCTTGTGCCAGAGATTAGGTATGCGCCAAGAGGCATATTTCAGAGAGAGCGAGATTTTGAAGGGCGAGTGGGGCGATCTGGCGATCTACGCTCTACTGCGCAGCGAATGGGAAGCCGTTCGCTAA
- a CDS encoding TetR/AcrR family transcriptional regulator → MDPRRERTQVALREAILTLATERDISSITVSDVTRAAGINRATFYTHAESPHALLVAVLHAELAASKATFAVATERAGVTPRDVVLTTLDWIADHVEAHAAIYRSGLSRSSGLPLWPLLTEHFEDTLADYLGHHPEFLPASPAGLSPALLATGYAAYSAHGIVGAIAAWLTVPDLGSRALFTEVTVNSLAAWWTGVATPPSAEDPAANEARRSGGNPRSLAD, encoded by the coding sequence ATGGATCCCCGTCGGGAACGCACCCAGGTCGCGCTGCGCGAGGCCATTCTGACCCTCGCCACCGAGCGCGATATCTCGAGCATCACGGTTTCGGATGTCACTCGAGCCGCGGGGATCAACCGAGCAACCTTCTACACACACGCCGAATCGCCCCACGCCTTGCTGGTTGCTGTGCTGCACGCTGAGCTTGCCGCCAGCAAGGCCACTTTTGCCGTGGCAACCGAGCGCGCCGGCGTCACTCCGCGTGACGTGGTGCTCACCACCCTCGACTGGATCGCCGACCACGTCGAGGCTCACGCGGCCATCTACCGATCGGGCCTCAGTCGCAGTTCAGGCCTGCCGCTGTGGCCGCTTCTCACCGAACATTTCGAAGACACGCTCGCCGACTACCTGGGGCACCATCCAGAGTTCCTTCCCGCCTCCCCCGCGGGGCTTTCGCCCGCACTGCTCGCGACCGGCTATGCCGCGTACTCCGCGCATGGCATCGTGGGCGCGATCGCCGCCTGGCTGACCGTGCCGGATCTGGGGTCGCGCGCGCTCTTCACCGAAGTCACCGTCAATTCTCTGGCCGCCTGGTGGACAGGCGTCGCCACACCCCCGTCCGCGGAAGATCCCGCGGCGAATGAAGCACGACGAAGCGGCGGGAACCCCCGTTCGCTCGCCGACTGA
- a CDS encoding glucose 1-dehydrogenase codes for MGRLDNKVALISGGARGMGATHARAFVAEGARVVLGDLLDAEGEALAAELGDAAAYIHLDVTKPDDWKAAVEFTVAHFGSLTVLVNNAGIANGAPITTFPLELWQKTLDINLTGVFNGIQAATPALVAAGPGGSIINISSVEGLRGSAGLHAYVASKFAVRGLTKSVALDLGQYGIRVNSVHPGFIETEMTKAYDAAQFQIPLARGGAPEEVSKMVLFLASDDSSYSTGAEFVVDGGMIVGIPHA; via the coding sequence ATGGGACGTCTCGACAACAAGGTCGCACTCATCAGCGGAGGAGCCCGCGGAATGGGCGCCACGCACGCCCGCGCATTCGTCGCCGAAGGAGCACGCGTCGTGCTTGGTGATCTGCTCGACGCGGAGGGTGAGGCCCTCGCCGCCGAACTGGGCGACGCGGCCGCGTACATCCACTTGGATGTCACGAAGCCGGACGACTGGAAGGCCGCCGTCGAGTTCACGGTCGCGCACTTTGGCAGCCTCACTGTTCTGGTGAACAACGCCGGCATCGCCAATGGCGCCCCCATCACGACGTTCCCGCTCGAACTCTGGCAGAAGACGCTCGACATCAACCTGACCGGTGTCTTCAACGGCATCCAGGCAGCCACGCCGGCCCTCGTCGCCGCGGGTCCCGGCGGATCCATCATCAACATCTCGTCCGTTGAAGGCCTCCGCGGCAGCGCCGGCCTGCATGCCTATGTGGCCTCCAAGTTCGCCGTTCGGGGCCTCACCAAGTCGGTCGCGCTCGATCTCGGCCAGTACGGCATCCGAGTCAACAGCGTGCACCCCGGCTTCATCGAGACCGAGATGACCAAGGCCTACGACGCTGCGCAGTTCCAGATTCCGCTCGCACGCGGCGGCGCCCCCGAAGAGGTCTCGAAGATGGTGCTGTTTTTGGCCAGCGATGACAGCAGCTACTCCACCGGTGCCGAGTTCGTCGTCGACGGCGGCATGATCGTGGGAATTCCGCACGCCTGA
- a CDS encoding globin domain-containing protein has protein sequence MLSEKSRPVIEATLPIIGERISHITPKFYSRMFAARPELLDGLFSRANQNNGTQQQALAGSIAAFATHLVNNPGTLPEAVLARIAHKHTSLGIAPEQYQIVYEHLFAAIVDDLGEAVTPAVAEAWTEVYWLMADALIKIEKGLYAQQANDKIWTDWTLVSKTIAGVGSITFRFAPADETAVTVAKPGQFVSVRVPLLDGIRQCRQYTLSDAVTSTTERVITTKFDEGGEVSPFMHQNLNVGDTVELSNPYGDLTIDTSGAPIVLATAGIGCTPSASALANLAAVGSDRQVLVLHAEATEDAWALKEQMRESIAALPNADLKLWLEDITAKADDTEATEGYMSLAGLDLPADARLYLCGPLAFMRAVRSQAIDAGIPATHIHYEVFGPDLWLAA, from the coding sequence ATGCTGTCTGAGAAGTCCCGTCCGGTCATTGAGGCCACTCTGCCGATCATCGGTGAGCGCATCTCGCACATCACCCCGAAGTTCTATTCGCGGATGTTTGCGGCTCGACCGGAGCTTCTGGACGGACTCTTCTCCCGCGCCAATCAGAACAACGGCACGCAGCAGCAGGCCCTGGCAGGTTCCATCGCGGCCTTCGCCACTCACCTGGTCAACAACCCCGGCACGCTGCCGGAAGCCGTGCTCGCCCGCATCGCCCACAAGCACACCTCCCTCGGCATCGCTCCTGAGCAGTACCAGATTGTGTATGAGCACCTCTTCGCCGCGATCGTCGATGACCTGGGCGAGGCGGTCACCCCCGCCGTCGCCGAGGCATGGACCGAGGTTTATTGGCTGATGGCCGACGCACTGATCAAGATTGAGAAGGGCCTCTACGCCCAGCAGGCTAACGACAAAATCTGGACTGACTGGACGCTGGTCTCGAAGACCATCGCCGGAGTCGGCTCGATCACCTTCCGTTTCGCCCCCGCCGATGAGACTGCCGTCACCGTTGCCAAGCCCGGCCAGTTCGTCTCGGTGCGCGTTCCGCTTCTCGACGGCATCCGTCAGTGCCGGCAGTACACCCTGAGCGACGCGGTCACCTCGACCACCGAGCGTGTGATCACAACGAAGTTCGACGAGGGCGGCGAGGTCTCGCCCTTCATGCACCAAAACCTCAACGTGGGCGACACGGTTGAACTCTCCAACCCGTACGGCGATCTGACCATCGACACCTCGGGTGCTCCAATCGTGCTCGCCACCGCCGGCATCGGCTGCACCCCGAGCGCGTCGGCACTGGCGAACTTGGCCGCTGTCGGATCCGACCGGCAAGTGCTGGTGCTGCACGCTGAGGCGACCGAGGATGCCTGGGCGTTGAAGGAGCAGATGCGCGAATCCATCGCGGCGCTGCCCAATGCGGATTTGAAACTCTGGCTCGAAGACATCACCGCCAAGGCCGACGATACCGAGGCAACCGAAGGCTACATGTCGCTTGCCGGCCTGGACCTGCCCGCCGACGCTCGCCTCTACCTCTGCGGTCCGCTGGCATTCATGCGTGCCGTGCGCTCGCAGGCCATCGACGCCGGCATTCCGGCCACGCACATTCACTATGAGGTGTTCGGCCCCGACCTCTGGCTCGCGGCCTAA
- a CDS encoding RrF2 family transcriptional regulator has protein sequence MGSVKLSAFADVCLRTLMLLGSRPDQLITTREIAEQIGVPYNHVAKAVLELRNRQAIEVTRGRYGGSQISARGLQLAVGTLMRDLDVRDDVVDCVSETGVACPLIAQCTLRGALRRAREAFYAELDLLRIEDLTGPASRRLLPFPVLR, from the coding sequence ATGGGAAGCGTGAAACTCAGCGCCTTCGCCGATGTGTGCCTGCGCACACTGATGCTGCTCGGTTCCCGCCCTGATCAACTGATCACCACCCGGGAGATTGCCGAGCAGATCGGCGTGCCCTACAACCATGTGGCCAAGGCTGTTCTCGAGTTGCGCAATCGCCAGGCCATCGAGGTGACCCGCGGTCGGTACGGCGGGTCGCAGATCAGCGCCCGGGGGCTCCAGCTCGCGGTGGGCACGTTGATGCGCGACCTCGATGTGCGCGATGACGTTGTCGACTGCGTCTCCGAGACCGGAGTCGCCTGCCCCCTAATTGCCCAGTGCACACTGCGCGGTGCGCTGCGCCGTGCTCGTGAAGCGTTCTACGCCGAGCTCGATCTGCTGCGCATCGAAGACCTCACCGGCCCGGCGTCCCGGCGCCTGCTGCCGTTTCCCGTTCTGCGCTGA
- a CDS encoding Lrp/AsnC family transcriptional regulator — protein MSPQRVDALDYSIVKLYTDEPGISVVEAAKRLGVARPTVQARLNRMHETGVITRFEPTLDAAALGFPVTAICHVEIDQDLGHATALEWLQQIPEILDMYTTSGDSDIVLRIVARSNRDLQRVFDTMMRTKVVKRTRSSIVLTTQFENRILPVFEVAAADSASAASAPAKRPLR, from the coding sequence ATGAGTCCTCAGCGCGTCGATGCCCTCGACTATTCCATCGTGAAGCTTTACACCGACGAGCCCGGCATCAGCGTGGTCGAGGCCGCCAAGCGGCTGGGCGTCGCGCGGCCCACCGTGCAGGCCAGGCTCAACCGTATGCATGAAACCGGGGTCATTACTCGGTTTGAGCCGACGCTTGATGCGGCAGCCCTCGGCTTTCCGGTAACGGCGATCTGTCATGTGGAGATCGATCAGGATCTCGGGCATGCCACAGCCCTGGAGTGGTTGCAGCAGATTCCCGAGATTCTGGACATGTATACGACCTCGGGTGACAGCGACATCGTGCTGCGCATCGTCGCCCGATCGAACCGCGATCTGCAGCGCGTGTTCGACACCATGATGCGCACCAAGGTCGTCAAACGCACCCGCAGCTCGATTGTGCTCACGACCCAGTTCGAGAACCGCATCCTGCCGGTCTTCGAAGTAGCGGCGGCCGACAGCGCCTCTGCGGCATCCGCCCCGGCCAAGCGCCCACTCCGGTAG
- the hisC gene encoding histidinol-phosphate transaminase: MVFQRDAISKLPAYKQGVAPGDSGAVKLSSNENPFAPLPSVVTVIAEALSTIHLYPSMSAPELTERLAARYDIDAENLAFGAGSVEVASQLIHASAGAGDEVIFAWRSFEAYPILVQVAGATPIPVPLTDGDRHDLPAMAAAITARTRLIFVCNPNNPTGATVTTAEMHDFLARVPENVLVVIDEAYVHFNRDPDSAIGLDFFKQYPNVAVLHTFSKAYGLAGLRLGYAIAPASVAANLRRVSVPFGVSDLAQRAGVASLDAEHELNLRVDILVDERTRVLAGLRAQGWTVADSHANFVWLRTGDDTDRVNAALIEQGILGRAFPGEGIRVSTGSIEANDRFLAAAASLASGSPGQ; encoded by the coding sequence ATGGTTTTTCAGCGTGACGCGATCTCGAAACTTCCCGCCTACAAGCAAGGCGTCGCTCCCGGCGACAGCGGAGCCGTCAAGCTGTCCAGCAACGAGAACCCCTTCGCTCCGCTGCCGTCCGTCGTGACGGTTATCGCCGAAGCGTTATCGACCATCCACCTCTACCCGAGCATGTCGGCACCCGAGCTCACCGAACGCCTGGCCGCCCGCTACGACATCGATGCCGAGAACCTGGCGTTCGGCGCCGGTTCGGTCGAGGTTGCCTCCCAGCTCATTCACGCCAGCGCCGGCGCAGGCGACGAGGTCATTTTCGCTTGGCGTTCGTTCGAGGCCTACCCGATTCTGGTCCAGGTCGCCGGCGCCACCCCGATTCCCGTACCGCTGACGGATGGCGACCGTCACGACCTCCCCGCGATGGCCGCAGCCATCACGGCCCGCACACGCCTGATTTTTGTCTGCAACCCGAACAACCCCACCGGTGCCACGGTCACCACCGCCGAAATGCACGACTTCCTGGCCCGCGTGCCCGAGAACGTGCTCGTCGTCATCGACGAGGCCTACGTGCACTTCAACCGCGACCCCGACTCGGCCATCGGCCTCGACTTCTTCAAGCAGTACCCGAACGTGGCCGTGCTGCACACCTTCTCGAAGGCCTACGGCCTGGCCGGCCTGCGCTTGGGCTACGCCATTGCGCCGGCATCCGTCGCGGCCAACCTGCGCCGCGTCTCGGTGCCGTTCGGGGTCTCCGACCTTGCCCAGCGCGCCGGTGTGGCCTCGCTCGATGCCGAGCACGAACTCAACCTGCGCGTCGACATCCTGGTTGACGAACGCACCCGAGTGCTTGCGGGCTTGCGCGCCCAGGGTTGGACCGTCGCCGACTCGCACGCCAACTTCGTCTGGCTGCGCACCGGCGACGACACCGATCGTGTGAACGCGGCATTGATTGAGCAGGGCATCCTGGGCCGGGCGTTTCCGGGCGAAGGGATTCGCGTCTCGACCGGGTCAATTGAGGCGAATGATCGCTTTCTCGCCGCAGCCGCGTCGCTCGCGAGTGGCAGCCCTGGTCAATAG